In the Bradyrhizobium guangzhouense genome, one interval contains:
- a CDS encoding ThuA domain-containing protein, producing the protein MRKALIVWGGWPGHDPDLCASMIRGWLKAEGFDVRIETTTEAFGDPGIHDLSLIIPIYTMSKIEKADALNLCAAVRSGVGLAGHHGGMCDAFRDSVDYQFMCGGQWVAHPGNIIDYKVDVTKPDDPIMKGLKSFEHRSEQYYMHVDPAIEVLATTTFTGEHASWIDGVLMPVVWKKPYGAGRVFYSSLGHRAYELDVPEIRTLMTRGMLWAARE; encoded by the coding sequence ATGCGCAAGGCATTGATTGTATGGGGCGGCTGGCCGGGACACGATCCCGATCTCTGTGCCTCGATGATCCGCGGCTGGCTGAAGGCGGAAGGCTTCGATGTCCGGATCGAAACCACGACCGAGGCATTCGGCGATCCCGGGATCCATGATCTCTCGCTGATCATCCCGATCTACACCATGTCGAAGATCGAGAAAGCGGATGCGCTCAATCTCTGTGCGGCGGTGCGCAGCGGCGTCGGGCTCGCCGGTCATCATGGCGGCATGTGCGATGCGTTCCGCGATTCCGTGGATTACCAATTCATGTGCGGCGGGCAGTGGGTTGCGCATCCCGGCAACATCATCGATTACAAGGTCGACGTGACCAAGCCCGACGATCCCATCATGAAGGGCCTGAAGAGTTTCGAGCATCGTTCCGAGCAGTATTACATGCATGTCGACCCCGCGATTGAAGTGCTGGCGACGACGACCTTCACCGGCGAGCACGCATCCTGGATCGATGGCGTGCTGATGCCCGTGGTCTGGAAGAAGCCATATGGCGCGGGCCGGGTATTCTATTCCTCGCTCGGTCATCGTGCCTACGAGCTCGACGTGCCGGAGATCCGGACGTTGATGACCCGCGGCATGCTGTGGGCGGCGCGCGAATGA
- a CDS encoding Gfo/Idh/MocA family protein, whose protein sequence is MRKVGVGIIGCGVISTAYLKAAQRFPVMEVRALADMRSDVAERQGAAFNLPAMRVDQLLKRDDVEIVVNLTVPLAHTDVSLAVLNAGKHVHSEKPLGINVAEARKVMDLAAQKNLRVGCAPDTFLGGGHQTARKLIDDGAIGTPVAGSAFFGCPGHERWHPAPGFYYSRGGGPMLDMGPYYITDLVQLLGPVASVMGSTARPRSERLVTSQPMSGTLIPVEVSTHVAGTLEFENGAVVSVTMSFDVPKHRHAPIEIYGDKGSMLVPDPNRFGGEVQVAKTGGEFETMPLTHGHVEGEFRSIGVADMASAILNNRPHRASGALAFHVLEVMEAFQTSADEGRRVKIENRVERPAMLPAGRETGQID, encoded by the coding sequence ATGAGAAAAGTCGGCGTCGGAATCATCGGCTGCGGTGTCATCAGCACCGCTTACCTCAAGGCAGCGCAGCGCTTTCCGGTCATGGAGGTGAGGGCGCTCGCCGACATGCGCAGCGATGTCGCGGAGCGCCAGGGCGCCGCCTTCAACCTGCCCGCGATGCGGGTCGACCAGCTGCTCAAGCGCGACGATGTCGAGATCGTGGTCAATCTCACCGTGCCGCTCGCCCATACCGATGTCAGCCTCGCCGTGCTGAACGCCGGCAAGCACGTCCATTCCGAGAAGCCGCTCGGCATCAACGTCGCTGAAGCCCGCAAGGTGATGGATCTCGCCGCGCAGAAGAACCTGCGCGTCGGCTGCGCGCCCGACACGTTCCTCGGCGGCGGGCACCAGACGGCGCGCAAGCTGATCGACGACGGCGCGATCGGCACGCCGGTCGCGGGCAGCGCCTTCTTCGGCTGCCCCGGCCACGAGCGCTGGCATCCGGCGCCGGGCTTCTACTATTCGCGCGGCGGCGGGCCGATGCTGGACATGGGGCCGTATTACATCACCGATCTCGTGCAACTGCTGGGGCCTGTCGCCAGCGTGATGGGCTCGACCGCGCGCCCGAGATCCGAGCGTCTGGTCACCAGCCAGCCGATGAGCGGCACCTTGATTCCAGTCGAGGTGTCGACCCACGTCGCGGGCACGCTCGAATTCGAGAACGGAGCGGTCGTCTCTGTTACGATGAGCTTCGATGTGCCGAAGCACCGCCACGCGCCGATCGAGATCTATGGCGACAAGGGCAGCATGCTGGTGCCCGACCCGAATCGCTTCGGGGGCGAGGTGCAGGTCGCCAAGACCGGCGGCGAATTTGAGACGATGCCGTTGACGCACGGTCATGTCGAAGGCGAGTTCCGCTCGATCGGCGTCGCCGACATGGCCTCGGCGATCCTGAACAACCGGCCACACCGCGCCAGCGGCGCGCTCGCCTTCCACGTGCTCGAGGTGATGGAGGCGTTCCAGACCTCGGCGGACGAAGGCCGCCGGGTCAAGATCGAAAACCGCGTCGAGCGGCCGGCGATGCTGCCGGCCGGACGTGAAACCGGACAGATCGACTGA
- a CDS encoding ATP-dependent acyl-CoA ligase yields MTAATTVYQRFRETTLRRGEVGFLNVLPETAEIYGIAAGEITYRAMLDRVERWRAAFASRGYGEGHRVGLLLQNRPVFVELWFALNALGVSVVPINPDLRLSELEYIIAHSEMNAAFVLADRRDEVETAARQAGRPIPVVTEEGDVPAPFGGARPASAGDGSTECALLYTSGTTGQPKGCVLTNIYFLHSGNWYRDVGGLIDLKPEGERMITPLPLFHMNAMAVSLMAMLSVGGCLTMLDRFHPRSWWASVRGSRATCLHYLGVMPSMLMSAPASEQDRAHSVRFGFGAGVDKLLHAPFEQRFGFPLLEAWAMTETGSGGVIAANVEPRKVGTSCFGRPAPEVEIRIVDDGGNDAPVEVPGELLVRRTGSDPHYGFFREYLKNEAATAEAWAGGWLHTGDIVSRDADGDLHFVDRKKNVIRRSGENIAAVEVESVLNRHPAIRQAAVAATPDQVRGDEVAAVIITEKAGADRALAEEIVRWSLEQMAYYKAPGWVAFVDSLPLTATEKIQRGGLKDFVTKLMREGAFFDLRDLKKRQV; encoded by the coding sequence TTGACCGCTGCGACCACAGTCTACCAACGCTTTCGCGAGACCACGCTCCGCCGGGGCGAGGTAGGCTTTCTCAACGTCCTGCCGGAAACCGCTGAGATCTACGGCATCGCCGCCGGTGAGATTACCTACCGCGCCATGCTCGATCGGGTTGAGCGTTGGCGCGCGGCCTTCGCAAGCCGCGGCTATGGCGAAGGCCACCGCGTCGGGCTGCTACTCCAGAACAGGCCTGTTTTCGTCGAATTGTGGTTCGCACTCAACGCGCTCGGCGTCTCCGTGGTGCCGATCAACCCGGATCTGCGCCTCAGCGAACTCGAATACATCATCGCGCATTCCGAGATGAACGCGGCCTTCGTGCTCGCCGATCGGCGTGACGAGGTGGAGACGGCGGCCCGTCAGGCCGGCCGGCCGATCCCTGTCGTGACGGAGGAGGGCGACGTTCCCGCGCCTTTCGGCGGCGCGCGGCCCGCGAGCGCGGGCGATGGCTCGACCGAATGCGCGCTGCTCTATACGTCAGGGACGACGGGCCAGCCCAAGGGCTGCGTGCTCACCAACATTTATTTCCTGCATTCCGGCAATTGGTATCGGGATGTCGGCGGCCTGATCGATCTCAAGCCTGAGGGCGAGCGCATGATCACGCCGTTGCCGCTGTTCCACATGAACGCGATGGCGGTGTCGCTGATGGCGATGCTGTCGGTCGGCGGCTGCCTGACCATGCTCGATCGCTTCCATCCTCGCTCCTGGTGGGCGTCCGTGCGTGGCAGCCGCGCCACCTGCCTGCACTATCTCGGCGTGATGCCCTCGATGCTGATGAGCGCACCGGCGTCGGAACAGGATCGCGCGCACAGCGTGCGCTTCGGATTCGGTGCCGGGGTCGACAAGCTGCTGCATGCGCCGTTCGAGCAGCGCTTCGGCTTTCCGCTGCTGGAAGCCTGGGCAATGACCGAGACCGGCAGCGGCGGCGTCATCGCCGCCAATGTCGAGCCGCGCAAGGTCGGCACCAGCTGCTTTGGTCGTCCGGCCCCTGAGGTCGAGATTCGGATCGTCGACGATGGCGGCAACGATGCGCCGGTGGAGGTGCCAGGCGAGCTGCTGGTGCGGCGGACAGGCTCCGACCCGCACTACGGTTTCTTCCGCGAATATCTGAAGAACGAGGCGGCCACCGCTGAAGCGTGGGCAGGCGGCTGGCTGCACACCGGCGATATCGTGTCGCGCGATGCCGACGGCGATCTGCATTTCGTCGATCGCAAGAAGAACGTGATCCGCCGCTCCGGCGAGAACATCGCCGCGGTCGAGGTCGAATCCGTCCTCAACCGCCATCCCGCGATCCGGCAGGCCGCGGTCGCCGCGACGCCTGATCAGGTGCGCGGTGACGAGGTCGCAGCCGTGATCATCACTGAGAAAGCCGGCGCCGACCGCGCGCTGGCCGAAGAGATCGTGCGCTGGAGCCTGGAGCAGATGGCCTATTACAAGGCGCCCGGTTGGGTCGCTTTCGTCGACAGCCTGCCTCTGACGGCCACCGAGAAGATCCAGCGCGGCGGGCTGAAAGACTTCGTCACCAAACTGATGCGCGAGGGCGCGTTCTTCGACCTGCGCGACCTCAAGAAGCGGCAAGTCTGA
- a CDS encoding PDR/VanB family oxidoreductase, translating into MDAHPLKLKVRSYAAETPFVRSLVFGVEDGVVPRWQAGAHLRVALPDGGDRPYSLMALPGLPEDALALGVLREEASTGGSQFMHALKVGDVVKASAPVNNFCLHEGSAPALLFAGGIGITPVLSMAAELAARGSPYRLHYAGRTQGLLAFLPQLQAICAKSLSVHYDSDESRLDIAAALGAAAANAHIYVCGPSGMIDAVKAGALAAGVSADRIHYELFKSEQPSSPDRPFEVEIISTGQVVGVAAGQTIIQALEAAGLEVLYDCQRGDCGICQCGVIEGVPDHRDVILSDDEKASNKVMQICVSRAKSERLVLDL; encoded by the coding sequence ATGGACGCGCATCCGCTCAAGCTCAAGGTCAGGTCGTATGCCGCGGAGACGCCGTTCGTACGGAGCCTTGTGTTTGGCGTGGAGGACGGTGTCGTGCCGCGATGGCAGGCCGGCGCGCATCTGCGCGTGGCGCTCCCTGACGGAGGCGACCGCCCGTACTCGCTGATGGCGTTGCCGGGCCTGCCTGAGGATGCGCTGGCCCTCGGGGTGCTGCGCGAGGAGGCCTCGACCGGCGGCTCGCAATTCATGCACGCGCTGAAGGTCGGCGATGTCGTCAAGGCGAGCGCGCCGGTCAACAATTTTTGCCTGCACGAGGGGAGCGCGCCGGCGCTGCTGTTTGCCGGCGGCATCGGCATCACGCCCGTTCTGTCGATGGCGGCGGAGCTCGCGGCGCGGGGGAGCCCTTATCGCTTGCACTATGCGGGGCGCACGCAAGGGCTGCTGGCGTTCCTGCCGCAATTGCAGGCCATCTGCGCCAAGAGCCTCTCTGTTCACTACGACAGCGACGAGTCTCGGCTCGACATCGCCGCTGCGCTCGGCGCTGCCGCCGCGAACGCCCACATCTATGTCTGCGGCCCCTCAGGCATGATCGACGCGGTGAAGGCGGGCGCGCTTGCCGCCGGCGTGTCAGCCGACCGCATCCATTATGAGCTCTTCAAATCCGAACAGCCGTCCTCACCCGACCGGCCGTTCGAGGTCGAGATCATCTCGACCGGGCAGGTCGTCGGCGTCGCGGCGGGACAGACCATCATCCAGGCGCTGGAAGCCGCCGGGTTGGAGGTCCTCTACGACTGCCAGCGCGGCGATTGCGGCATCTGCCAGTGCGGCGTCATCGAGGGGGTGCCTGATCATCGCGATGTCATCCTCAGCGATGACGAGAAGGCGTCCAACAAGGTCATGCAGATCTGCGTGTCACGCGCCAAGTCGGAACGTCTGGTGCTGGATCTCTAG
- a CDS encoding carbohydrate ABC transporter permease: MNSAETARAPFDPAVLFKAAFLGIVAIFVLVPLLATLLGGFKSLGELRVNPFGLPHHWEWQNYADILFSGRYWQLLRNSLIISTLTVTLTLITASMAAFTFAHVRFFGSSMLLSYLTLGLLFPAATAVLPLFIKVRDLGLLDTYFGVALPQVAFSLAMSVLLLRRFFKDIPYELLEAALVDGCSYIKFFRYVTLPLSRPILATVGTITFVNSWNAYLLPLVMLNTDALYPWPLGIMVYQGEYSSEWHLILAFITLTILPTIILFLLAQKHIVAGLTAGAVKG, translated from the coding sequence ATGAATAGTGCAGAAACTGCCCGCGCTCCGTTCGATCCCGCCGTGCTGTTCAAGGCGGCGTTTCTCGGCATCGTTGCCATCTTCGTGCTGGTGCCGCTGCTGGCAACCCTGCTCGGCGGCTTCAAATCGCTCGGCGAATTGCGCGTCAATCCGTTCGGTCTGCCCCATCATTGGGAATGGCAGAACTACGCCGACATCCTGTTCTCGGGGCGCTACTGGCAACTGCTGCGCAACTCGCTGATCATCTCGACCCTCACGGTGACATTGACGCTGATCACGGCCTCGATGGCGGCGTTCACCTTCGCTCACGTCAGGTTCTTCGGCTCGTCGATGCTGCTGAGCTATTTGACGCTCGGCCTGTTGTTTCCGGCGGCGACCGCCGTGCTGCCGCTGTTCATCAAGGTGCGCGATCTCGGCCTGCTCGACACCTATTTCGGCGTTGCGCTGCCGCAAGTGGCCTTCAGCCTCGCCATGAGCGTGCTGCTGCTGCGCCGCTTCTTCAAGGACATTCCCTATGAGCTGCTGGAGGCCGCGCTGGTCGACGGCTGCAGCTACATCAAGTTCTTTCGTTACGTGACGTTGCCATTGTCGCGGCCGATCCTGGCGACCGTCGGCACCATCACCTTCGTCAACAGCTGGAATGCCTACCTGCTGCCGCTGGTGATGCTCAACACCGATGCGCTCTATCCCTGGCCGCTCGGCATCATGGTCTACCAGGGCGAATATTCGTCCGAATGGCACCTGATCCTCGCCTTCATCACGCTCACCATCCTGCCGACGATCATTCTGTTCCTGCTGGCGCAAAAGCACATCGTCGCCGGCCTGACGGCGGGCGCGGTCAAGGGATGA
- a CDS encoding aromatic-ring-hydroxylating dioxygenase subunit beta: MIDEKDIAEFIYREAELLDTMQWQAWLDLFHPEGRYWMPLEWQQQDPVLQPSLMYEDLLLLKVRVERLAGERTFSQKPKSRCHHLLQSPRIVACVPEAGVFKARTSYIYTETRGDMLERYSGWASHDLVQVGDALKIRLKRVDLVNFDAPFGNIQLFM; this comes from the coding sequence ATGATCGACGAGAAGGACATCGCAGAGTTCATCTACCGCGAGGCCGAGCTGCTCGATACGATGCAGTGGCAGGCCTGGCTCGATCTGTTTCACCCGGAGGGACGCTACTGGATGCCGCTGGAATGGCAACAGCAGGATCCGGTGCTGCAGCCGTCCCTGATGTACGAAGATCTGCTGCTCCTGAAAGTCCGTGTCGAACGCCTTGCCGGCGAGCGCACCTTCAGCCAGAAGCCGAAGAGCCGCTGTCATCATCTGCTCCAGTCGCCCAGGATCGTGGCGTGCGTTCCTGAAGCCGGCGTGTTCAAGGCGCGGACGTCCTACATCTACACGGAGACGCGCGGCGACATGCTGGAGCGTTATTCCGGCTGGGCCTCGCACGATCTCGTCCAGGTCGGCGATGCCCTGAAGATCAGGCTCAAGCGGGTCGATCTCGTCAATTTCGATGCGCCGTTCGGCAACATTCAGCTTTTCATGTGA
- a CDS encoding SDR family NAD(P)-dependent oxidoreductase, with amino-acid sequence MGEARTTLITGGNSGIGEALAKKLVARGERVVSVGLEQPTWTHELLTAYCADLSNLAETREIAQEICRDHAIDRLVHNAGVILPNLLPDARPEDILMLAQLHLGAPMLLTQAALEGMLARRFGRIVFVSSRAAMGAATRSAYSATKAGVHGMARTWALELAASGITVNVVAPGPILTDNFWGIIPKGSEQQERMARNVPVGRLGSREDVAHAISFFLDEHSDFVTGQVLYVCGGTSLVGLGP; translated from the coding sequence ATGGGCGAGGCGCGCACCACCCTCATCACCGGCGGCAATTCCGGGATCGGCGAGGCCCTGGCGAAGAAGCTCGTCGCGCGCGGCGAGCGCGTCGTTTCAGTCGGGTTGGAGCAGCCGACATGGACGCACGAGTTGCTCACGGCCTATTGCGCCGATCTGTCCAATCTCGCGGAGACGCGCGAAATCGCGCAGGAGATTTGCCGCGATCACGCCATCGACCGCCTCGTGCACAATGCCGGCGTGATCCTGCCAAACCTGCTGCCCGATGCCAGGCCGGAAGACATCTTGATGCTGGCGCAGCTGCATCTGGGCGCGCCGATGCTGCTGACCCAGGCCGCGCTGGAGGGGATGCTGGCGCGCCGCTTCGGGCGCATCGTGTTCGTCTCCTCGCGTGCCGCGATGGGCGCGGCGACGCGCTCGGCCTATTCGGCGACCAAGGCCGGCGTGCACGGCATGGCGCGGACCTGGGCGCTGGAGCTTGCCGCGAGCGGCATCACCGTGAATGTCGTAGCTCCAGGGCCGATCCTCACCGACAATTTCTGGGGCATCATCCCGAAGGGCTCCGAGCAGCAGGAGCGGATGGCGCGCAACGTGCCGGTCGGGCGGCTCGGCTCGCGCGAGGACGTCGCGCACGCGATCTCGTTCTTCCTCGACGAGCACTCGGATTTCGTCACCGGCCAGGTGCTCTATGTCTGCGGCGGCACCAGCCTCGTCGGCCTCGGGCCGTGA
- a CDS encoding LacI family DNA-binding transcriptional regulator, protein MTDSATQPMVRATLEDVARAAGVSLATVDRVVNRREGVRAKTVARVEAAVAKLGYRADVAAARLARGQTFRFAFVLPTGSNSFMTNLSEQVQRTADWLAGQRGFIDILHVDVFDPDVLAGALDDLPPVYQGVAVVALDHPKVRGAIDELTARGVVVVTLVSDAPSSRRLHYVGIDNPAAGRTAATLMGRFLAGREGKVAVIAGSLSLRDHTERQFGFHQILSSEHPNLATLPLMEGRDDSVRTRELTTALLKRHADLRGIYCCGAGNRGIAEALEASGRARDVVWITHELTQHTRRFLVRGTLDAIINQDPGHEARSAARVLLAHCMEEPISPDQERIRIDIFLRDNLP, encoded by the coding sequence ATGACGGATAGCGCGACCCAGCCCATGGTTCGCGCCACACTCGAGGACGTCGCGCGCGCCGCGGGGGTTTCGCTCGCCACCGTCGATCGCGTCGTCAACAGGCGCGAAGGCGTGCGCGCCAAGACTGTCGCGCGTGTCGAGGCCGCGGTGGCAAAGCTCGGCTATCGTGCCGACGTCGCGGCTGCACGTCTCGCCCGCGGACAGACGTTTCGTTTCGCCTTCGTGCTGCCGACGGGCAGCAACAGCTTCATGACCAATCTGTCCGAGCAGGTCCAGCGCACCGCCGACTGGCTTGCCGGCCAGCGCGGCTTCATCGACATCCTCCACGTCGACGTGTTCGATCCTGATGTCCTTGCCGGCGCGTTGGATGATTTGCCGCCGGTCTATCAGGGGGTCGCCGTGGTCGCGCTCGACCATCCCAAGGTCCGCGGCGCGATCGACGAACTGACCGCTCGCGGGGTCGTCGTGGTGACCCTTGTGTCGGATGCGCCGAGCTCGCGCCGTCTGCACTATGTCGGTATCGACAATCCGGCCGCGGGCCGGACCGCGGCGACGCTGATGGGGCGCTTCCTCGCAGGCCGCGAAGGGAAGGTCGCCGTCATCGCCGGATCGTTGTCGCTGCGCGATCACACCGAGCGGCAATTCGGCTTCCACCAGATATTGTCCAGCGAGCATCCGAACCTCGCGACATTGCCCCTCATGGAGGGCCGCGACGACAGCGTGCGCACGCGGGAGCTGACCACCGCGCTGCTGAAGCGCCATGCCGACCTGCGCGGCATCTATTGCTGCGGCGCCGGCAATCGCGGCATTGCCGAGGCGCTCGAGGCGTCCGGCCGCGCGCGCGACGTGGTCTGGATCACCCATGAGCTGACCCAGCATACGCGGCGCTTCCTGGTGCGCGGCACGCTCGATGCGATCATCAACCAGGACCCCGGCCACGAGGCGCGCTCCGCCGCGCGGGTGCTGCTGGCGCATTGCATGGAAGAGCCGATCAGCCCCGACCAGGAGCGCATCCGGATCGACATTTTCCTGCGCGACAACCTGCCGTAA
- a CDS encoding Rieske 2Fe-2S domain-containing protein yields the protein MKKYGENAEAIAALVREAEVHRDVYVDPEIFELEMEHLFPNSWIYVGHASQLAKPGDFITANIGRQPVMASRHSDGSIHVFYNRCPHKGVKIASEPCGNTGKFFRCPYHAWSFKTDGSLLAIPLKKGYEGTGFGDTQANEGLSKVKNVVIYRDFIFARLSVSGVSFEDYFGESLSTIDNMVDRSPEGKLAVQATPIRYMHTCNWKMLVENQTDTCHPMVAHESSAGTAVKVWKREQGDSTETPMAVQLYGPFMSPYEFYEQSGIRIWPNGHGHTGVANSIHSNYQDVSGYLDQMVAAYGEQRAHEILGEVRHNTVYFPNIMVKGAVQILRNFIPIAVDKTLVESWVYRLVGAPDKLYERALMYNRFINAPTSIVGHDDLEMYERAQEGLKSNGNQWVNLRRLYDGHEEQDVTAVINGTSERQMRNQFHAWAKFMTMDMGKRIEAAE from the coding sequence ATGAAGAAATATGGAGAGAATGCCGAGGCGATTGCGGCGCTGGTGCGCGAGGCCGAGGTGCACCGCGACGTCTATGTCGACCCCGAGATCTTCGAGCTCGAGATGGAGCACCTGTTCCCGAACAGCTGGATCTATGTCGGCCATGCGAGCCAGCTGGCGAAGCCTGGCGATTTCATCACGGCCAATATTGGCCGGCAGCCTGTCATGGCGAGCCGCCATAGCGACGGCTCGATTCACGTGTTTTACAATCGCTGCCCGCACAAGGGCGTGAAGATCGCCTCCGAGCCTTGTGGCAACACCGGAAAGTTTTTCCGCTGCCCCTATCATGCCTGGTCCTTCAAGACCGACGGCTCGCTGCTCGCGATCCCCCTGAAGAAGGGCTATGAGGGCACCGGCTTCGGCGACACCCAGGCCAATGAGGGGCTGTCGAAAGTCAAAAACGTCGTCATCTACCGGGATTTCATCTTCGCCCGCCTCAGCGTTTCAGGCGTCTCCTTCGAGGATTATTTCGGTGAAAGCCTCTCGACCATCGACAACATGGTCGACCGCTCGCCGGAGGGGAAGCTGGCAGTCCAGGCGACGCCGATCCGCTATATGCACACCTGCAATTGGAAGATGCTGGTCGAGAACCAGACCGACACCTGCCATCCCATGGTCGCGCATGAGAGCTCGGCCGGAACGGCGGTCAAGGTCTGGAAGCGTGAGCAGGGCGATTCCACGGAGACGCCGATGGCGGTGCAGCTCTACGGTCCCTTCATGAGCCCGTACGAGTTCTACGAGCAGAGCGGCATCAGGATCTGGCCGAACGGCCACGGCCATACCGGCGTCGCCAACTCCATCCATTCGAACTATCAGGATGTTTCAGGCTATCTCGACCAGATGGTCGCGGCCTATGGCGAGCAGCGCGCCCACGAAATCCTCGGCGAGGTCAGGCACAACACGGTCTATTTCCCCAACATCATGGTGAAGGGCGCCGTCCAGATCCTGCGCAATTTCATCCCCATCGCGGTCGACAAGACGCTGGTCGAGAGCTGGGTCTATCGCCTGGTGGGCGCGCCCGACAAGCTGTACGAGCGGGCACTGATGTACAATCGCTTCATCAACGCGCCGACCTCGATCGTCGGACACGACGATCTCGAGATGTACGAACGGGCGCAGGAAGGGTTGAAGTCCAACGGCAACCAATGGGTCAATCTGCGGCGGCTCTACGACGGCCATGAGGAGCAGGACGTCACGGCTGTCATCAACGGCACGTCGGAGCGGCAGATGCGAAACCAGTTCCACGCCTGGGCCAAATTCATGACCATGGACATGGGCAAGCGCATCGAGGCCGCGGAATGA